One segment of Gammaproteobacteria bacterium DNA contains the following:
- a CDS encoding protein-disulfide reductase DsbD yields the protein MKKLLSFILFTLITTPAWAQFDDEEPPPADQVFKGRAFSVDANTIRAEWAILDGYYLYKDKFKFKSLTDGVTLGTPSFPKGKIKEDEFFGKVESYRKTVAVDIPITRTAGASYEMVLETVSQGCADIGLCYPPQTVKMNLSLLAKDETVAPAKSAGTVSLLSSLSSSLGLGSSAQEEFLEPDKAFIFNLDAIDGNTVLAHWDIADGYYLYKDKFRFEIVQGEGIKLGKPSLPKGKEKDDEFFGVMEVYYHEAQIKLPLLRTNTGKTEVEIKADFQGCADAGFCYPPMTKTMLLSLPEGSEGVAELASTATDSAGLSEQDTIARTLRDSSVLWVILSFFGFGLLLSFTPCVFPMIPILSSIIAGQGDSLTTRKAFSMSLVYVLAMALTYTVAGVVAGMFGQNLQAAFQNPWILGTFSLVFVALAFSMFGFYDLQLPSKWQSKLTEISNSQKGGTLVGVGIMGFLSALIVGPCVAAPLAGALIYIGQTGDAVLGGIALFALSLGMGAPLLAIGTSAGKLLPRAGAWMEAVKAFFGVMLIAVAIWMLERIIPPAVTMFLWAMLLILSAIYMGALTHLQINATGWSKLWKGIGVAMLIYGGLMLIGVASNSTDPLQPLRGVSLGAGSGAASAAPVMDKLAFRKIKSLEDLDREIRAANSAGKPVMLDFYADWCVSCKEMERYTFSQAGVQAALNQGILLKADVTANDEIDKALMKSFGIIGPPSILFFDASGKELRNMRLVGFLEANRFQGHVEKAFNL from the coding sequence ATGAAGAAATTACTGTCGTTTATATTATTCACCTTGATAACCACCCCAGCTTGGGCGCAATTTGATGACGAGGAGCCGCCACCGGCGGATCAGGTCTTCAAAGGGCGGGCCTTTTCTGTCGATGCCAACACTATCCGTGCAGAGTGGGCCATACTCGACGGTTACTATCTTTATAAAGACAAGTTCAAATTCAAGTCCCTGACCGATGGTGTGACCCTGGGCACACCAAGCTTTCCCAAGGGAAAGATTAAAGAAGACGAATTTTTCGGTAAAGTCGAGTCTTACCGCAAGACCGTCGCCGTCGATATACCGATCACACGCACAGCAGGTGCATCGTATGAAATGGTGCTGGAAACAGTGTCTCAGGGTTGTGCCGATATTGGTCTGTGCTACCCGCCGCAGACTGTCAAAATGAATCTGAGTCTGCTGGCCAAAGACGAAACCGTGGCACCTGCCAAGAGTGCTGGTACCGTATCGTTATTGAGTAGTCTTTCCTCCAGTCTTGGGCTTGGTTCTTCCGCCCAGGAGGAATTTCTCGAGCCTGATAAGGCTTTCATTTTTAATTTAGATGCTATCGATGGCAATACTGTGCTCGCCCATTGGGATATTGCTGACGGTTACTATCTGTATAAAGACAAATTCCGCTTCGAAATCGTGCAGGGTGAAGGCATAAAACTAGGCAAGCCGAGTCTGCCCAAGGGCAAGGAAAAAGACGACGAATTCTTCGGCGTGATGGAGGTGTATTACCACGAGGCGCAGATCAAGTTACCGCTTTTGCGCACCAATACCGGCAAAACCGAAGTTGAAATCAAAGCTGATTTTCAAGGTTGTGCCGACGCAGGCTTTTGTTACCCGCCGATGACCAAGACCATGTTGTTATCCCTGCCTGAGGGTAGCGAAGGTGTTGCCGAACTTGCGTCTACAGCCACAGACTCAGCAGGATTATCCGAGCAGGATACGATCGCCCGGACCCTACGCGATAGCAGCGTGTTGTGGGTGATTTTGAGCTTTTTTGGCTTCGGTCTGTTGCTTTCATTTACCCCCTGCGTGTTCCCAATGATCCCGATTCTGTCGAGTATTATTGCCGGACAGGGCGACAGTCTGACTACGCGTAAAGCCTTTAGCATGTCGTTGGTCTATGTTCTGGCGATGGCGTTGACCTATACCGTCGCAGGAGTGGTTGCAGGTATGTTCGGCCAGAACCTACAAGCGGCGTTTCAAAATCCCTGGATCCTGGGTACGTTTTCGTTGGTGTTTGTGGCACTGGCCTTTTCTATGTTCGGTTTTTATGATTTGCAGCTACCGAGCAAATGGCAGAGCAAACTGACTGAGATCAGCAACAGCCAGAAGGGTGGAACGCTGGTCGGCGTGGGCATAATGGGATTTTTGTCTGCGCTCATCGTCGGGCCATGTGTTGCCGCGCCACTCGCAGGCGCACTGATTTATATTGGCCAGACAGGCGACGCCGTGCTGGGTGGAATTGCTTTGTTTGCCTTGAGTCTGGGTATGGGCGCGCCACTACTGGCTATCGGTACATCCGCAGGTAAGTTGCTGCCGAGAGCGGGTGCGTGGATGGAAGCAGTCAAGGCGTTTTTCGGGGTGATGCTGATTGCGGTTGCAATCTGGATGTTGGAGCGCATCATTCCACCTGCCGTGACCATGTTCCTGTGGGCTATGTTGTTAATCCTCTCCGCTATCTATATGGGCGCATTAACGCACTTACAGATTAATGCAACGGGGTGGAGCAAGCTGTGGAAGGGAATTGGCGTCGCGATGTTGATTTACGGTGGGTTGATGTTGATTGGCGTGGCTTCCAATAGCACTGATCCTTTACAGCCTCTGCGGGGGGTGAGTCTTGGCGCAGGGTCTGGCGCAGCATCTGCCGCACCGGTTATGGATAAGTTGGCCTTTCGTAAAATCAAGTCGCTCGAAGATTTGGACCGGGAAATACGTGCCGCGAACAGTGCAGGAAAGCCTGTAATGCTGGACTTTTACGCAGACTGGTGCGTGTCGTGTAAAGAAATGGAACGTTATACCTTTTCCCAGGCTGGCGTGCAGGCCGCATTAAATCAAGGCATATTGCTCAAGGCGGATGTTACCGCCAACGATGAAATCGACAAGGCATTGATGAAATCATTTGGCATCATAGGGCCGCCGTCCATCTTGTTCTTCGATGCTTCCGGAAAAGAGCTTCGTAATATGCGCCTGGTGGGTTTTCTGGAGGCGAATCGCTTTCAGGGTCACGTCGAAAAGGCTTTTAATCTCTAA
- a CDS encoding TlpA family protein disulfide reductase, with product MARIIQYVFMGSALVAAFFAGDYVMKLINDNSEEAREASSMVGQQRPLFRLPDLQGKVRSVEEWSGQVLVLNFWATWCPPCQREMPSFVQMQDEFASQGLQFVGIALDDAVKVENFLDTMGVEYPNLVGGDEALMVSNSYGNSFGALPYTVAIGRDGTILATFRGEVTREKLEPVIVKAL from the coding sequence TTGGCCAGAATTATTCAATACGTTTTTATGGGCAGTGCACTGGTCGCGGCATTTTTTGCCGGTGACTATGTGATGAAATTAATAAACGATAATTCGGAAGAGGCGCGCGAAGCTTCGTCTATGGTTGGGCAGCAACGCCCCCTTTTTCGCCTGCCAGATCTCCAGGGTAAGGTTCGCAGTGTCGAAGAATGGAGCGGACAAGTGCTGGTGCTGAATTTTTGGGCGACCTGGTGTCCACCTTGTCAGCGGGAAATGCCCAGTTTTGTTCAGATGCAGGATGAGTTTGCCAGTCAGGGGCTGCAATTTGTTGGAATAGCGCTCGATGATGCAGTAAAAGTTGAGAATTTCCTCGACACCATGGGCGTGGAATACCCCAACCTGGTTGGCGGCGATGAGGCATTGATGGTGTCCAATAGCTATGGAAATAGTTTTGGCGCGCTGCCTTATACTGTCGCTATAGGGCGCGACGGCACTATCCTTGCCACCTTTCGCGGCGAAGTAACCAGAGAAAAACTGGAACCCGTTATCGTAAAGGCTCTATAG
- the aroQ gene encoding type II 3-dehydroquinate dehydratase: MTKLLVLHGPNLNLLGTREPETYGSSTLEDIDRRLEKVAQELGVSLQCKQRNSESDLVELVHQASRDGVAFIVINPAAYTHTSVAIRDALAGVAIPFIEVHLSNVHAREEFRQVSYFSDIAVGVISGLGPAGYESALRCAVELLNKRS; encoded by the coding sequence ATGACAAAACTACTGGTATTGCATGGGCCTAACCTGAACCTGCTGGGTACGCGTGAGCCCGAGACCTATGGCTCCTCCACTTTGGAGGATATTGATCGGCGCCTAGAGAAAGTGGCGCAGGAATTAGGTGTTTCCCTGCAATGCAAGCAACGTAATTCGGAGTCGGACCTGGTGGAATTGGTTCATCAGGCGAGCCGCGATGGCGTTGCCTTCATCGTGATTAACCCAGCGGCCTACACCCATACCAGTGTTGCGATAAGAGATGCGCTGGCCGGTGTTGCAATTCCTTTCATTGAAGTGCATTTGTCCAATGTGCACGCGCGCGAAGAATTTCGCCAAGTTTCCTATTTTTCAGATATTGCTGTTGGCGTCATCAGCGGGCTCGGTCCAGCAGGATATGAGTCGGCATTGCGCTGTGCGGTGGAGTTATTAAATAAGAGGTCCTAA
- the accB gene encoding acetyl-CoA carboxylase biotin carboxyl carrier protein translates to MDIRKIKKLIELLDESGVAEIEIHEGEESVRISRYGSGAIAAPIAYAPPPVAAPAAPMVSSGSESGGSSSGPAIPSGHAVKSPMVGTFYRAPSPGAKVFVDVGSSVSVGDTLCIVEAMKILNQIEADKSGVVKAILVENGQPVEYDQPLFVIE, encoded by the coding sequence ATGGATATACGCAAAATCAAAAAACTGATTGAGCTGCTCGATGAATCGGGCGTCGCCGAAATCGAGATACATGAGGGCGAGGAATCCGTGCGCATCAGTCGCTATGGATCGGGCGCAATAGCTGCGCCTATTGCCTATGCGCCGCCTCCCGTTGCTGCGCCTGCGGCGCCAATGGTTTCAAGTGGTAGTGAATCAGGCGGCTCCAGTAGTGGCCCTGCAATTCCTTCTGGTCATGCGGTCAAATCGCCAATGGTGGGCACTTTTTACCGCGCCCCTTCTCCGGGAGCTAAGGTGTTTGTGGACGTTGGTTCGTCAGTCAGTGTCGGCGATACGTTGTGTATCGTTGAAGCGATGAAGATACTTAACCAGATCGAGGCAGATAAATCGGGCGTGGTGAAGGCGATTCTGGTTGAGAATGGTCAGCCGGTCGAATACGACCAGCCGTTGTTTGTCATCGAATAA
- the accC gene encoding acetyl-CoA carboxylase biotin carboxylase subunit, translated as MIDKIVIANRGEIALRVLRACREMGIKTVAVHSSADRDLKHVRLADESVCIGGAPSAESYLNIPAIISAAEVTDAEAIHPGYGFLSENADFAERVESSGFIFIGPRPDTIRLMGDKVSAINAMKKSGVPCVPGSGGPLGDDGDENIRIARDIGYPVIVKAAGGGGGRGMRVVRSEAALLNAISLTKSEAAAAFGNDMVYMEKFLENPRHIEFQVLSDTHGNAIHLGERDCSMQRRHQKVVEEAPAPGISADVRREMGERCAEACRRIGYRGAGTFEFLYENGGFYFIEMNTRLQVEHPVTEQITGVDLVKEQILIAAGEKLSYKQDDIKIRGHAMECRINAEDARTFMPSPGKITQYHAPGGLGIRVDTHIYNGYTVPPHYDSMIGKLIAFSDNRESAIARMRTALSEIVVEGIRTNVALHEDIFRDAGFIAGGTNIHYLEKKLEALKAQ; from the coding sequence ATGATAGACAAAATAGTAATTGCTAATCGTGGTGAGATTGCGCTGCGCGTTTTACGCGCATGTCGTGAAATGGGAATTAAGACAGTTGCGGTTCATTCCAGCGCCGATCGCGATCTTAAACATGTGCGTCTTGCTGATGAGTCAGTGTGTATTGGTGGCGCGCCATCTGCGGAAAGCTATCTCAATATTCCTGCAATCATCAGCGCAGCGGAAGTGACCGATGCCGAGGCGATACACCCGGGTTATGGGTTTCTTTCTGAGAACGCAGATTTCGCTGAGAGAGTTGAATCCAGCGGATTTATCTTTATCGGCCCCCGTCCGGACACAATACGCCTGATGGGTGATAAAGTTTCTGCTATCAACGCCATGAAAAAATCCGGTGTGCCTTGCGTGCCAGGTTCGGGTGGACCACTGGGCGACGATGGCGATGAAAATATACGCATCGCGCGTGATATCGGCTATCCCGTCATCGTGAAGGCAGCTGGTGGTGGTGGTGGTCGCGGAATGCGCGTCGTACGTAGCGAAGCGGCTTTGTTGAATGCCATCTCATTGACCAAGTCGGAAGCTGCTGCCGCATTTGGCAACGATATGGTCTACATGGAGAAGTTTTTAGAGAATCCTCGCCATATCGAATTTCAAGTACTTTCCGATACTCATGGAAATGCTATTCATCTCGGTGAGCGTGATTGCTCTATGCAGCGTCGCCACCAAAAAGTGGTTGAAGAGGCGCCGGCGCCGGGTATTAGTGCAGATGTTCGCCGTGAAATGGGTGAGCGTTGCGCCGAAGCGTGCCGCAGGATCGGATATCGTGGCGCGGGCACATTCGAATTTTTATATGAAAATGGTGGTTTTTATTTCATCGAAATGAATACACGTTTGCAGGTCGAGCATCCTGTCACTGAGCAGATCACTGGTGTTGATCTGGTGAAGGAGCAGATCCTGATCGCAGCTGGTGAAAAACTGAGTTACAAGCAGGATGACATCAAGATTCGCGGTCATGCAATGGAGTGTCGTATCAATGCTGAAGATGCGCGTACATTTATGCCGTCTCCTGGCAAGATCACGCAATACCATGCGCCTGGTGGGCTTGGTATTCGCGTTGATACGCATATCTATAATGGCTATACCGTCCCACCGCATTATGATTCCATGATTGGCAAATTAATTGCTTTTAGTGACAACAGGGAATCAGCAATCGCGCGCATGCGCACAGCGTTGAGTGAAATTGTGGTCGAAGGCATAAGAACCAATGTGGCATTACACGAAGATATTTTTCGCGATGCTGGATTCATTGCTGGAGGCACCAACATTCATTATCTGGAGAAGAAGCTCGAAGCACTGAAAGCCCAATAG
- the prmA gene encoding 50S ribosomal protein L11 methyltransferase, producing MAWIQLAIYTVAEEAEKLESILHGMGAVAVTLSDAADEEIFEPPPGEMPLWQSTKLTGLFEDAETADAILGRLRKVLQPRPLPQYEFSRLEDKDWERVWLDEFKPMQFGKRVWVVPTVYDPVDPVAVNIRLDPGLAFGTGTHPTTALCLAWLDGQNWQGQEVIDFGCGSGILGIAAAMLGAARVWAVDIDPQAVQATNSNAVLNNVVDFLTVGLPSAMVLPQVEVLVANILANPLCFLAEQFAKLTVPGGRIALSGILSEQAAMVSEAYAPWFDLEPIRKQEDWVLISGIRRS from the coding sequence ATGGCCTGGATACAACTGGCGATATATACCGTTGCAGAAGAAGCGGAAAAACTGGAGTCCATTCTTCATGGCATGGGTGCAGTTGCTGTCACCTTGAGCGATGCCGCTGACGAAGAAATATTCGAGCCGCCGCCAGGTGAAATGCCATTGTGGCAATCGACCAAGCTAACAGGCTTGTTTGAAGATGCTGAAACAGCTGACGCGATCCTTGGTCGTTTGCGGAAGGTATTGCAGCCCAGGCCGCTGCCACAGTACGAGTTTTCACGCCTTGAAGACAAGGACTGGGAGCGCGTATGGCTTGATGAATTCAAGCCTATGCAGTTTGGAAAACGCGTATGGGTAGTGCCCACTGTTTATGATCCGGTTGATCCTGTTGCAGTCAATATTCGTCTGGATCCAGGGCTTGCTTTTGGCACAGGAACACATCCAACCACTGCGCTTTGCCTGGCGTGGTTAGACGGCCAAAATTGGCAAGGACAAGAAGTCATCGACTTTGGCTGCGGCAGCGGCATTCTGGGGATCGCAGCGGCGATGTTGGGCGCGGCCAGAGTGTGGGCGGTGGATATCGATCCACAGGCCGTACAGGCAACCAACAGTAATGCTGTCTTGAATAATGTTGTAGATTTTTTAACCGTCGGCTTACCAAGCGCGATGGTTTTGCCGCAAGTTGAGGTTTTGGTTGCCAATATATTGGCGAATCCCCTGTGTTTTTTGGCAGAGCAATTCGCAAAATTAACGGTTCCGGGCGGACGCATCGCGCTTTCTGGAATTTTATCAGAGCAGGCAGCTATGGTGAGTGAAGCCTATGCGCCGTGGTTTGACCTTGAGCCCATCCGTAAGCAAGAAGATTGGGTTTTGATTTCAGGTATACGTCGATCATGA
- a CDS encoding DUF3426 domain-containing protein, translating to MFTECPNCHTAFRVSTAQLKIAGGRARCGRCDSVFNAVEYLMDDIPGRSAAAGQTDYLSNLEDAAPVEEALSDVDIPGMDNVDFGDDGSGMEDLASAPVDMVDEDLFSTPAVADVEGELLADGLDGDELAEGFEGIDLDGDLSSPELDGGQLDAVLNEDDELALDVASGIGMDDLGVDLDAPEDPDAFNGNLDLADDDDTNRPSKGRRDDLLEEDSVDFNLDTELTEVASEASEFIDRRGSATDFVMRELGEKSSASGAFMTFTWSLIIVVLLLVLVGQFVYYKREDLVRYPLARQAMEQICHYISEYMACDVPEPRDLAAIELLERDVRSHPTSKGALLISATIRSSAEFVQPYPKLVLSFSDINQKTIARRVFQPKEYLRDDVDLEKGMEPDFPIRVVLEIVDPGSEAVNFEFEFE from the coding sequence ATGTTTACTGAGTGCCCTAATTGCCACACTGCATTCCGCGTTTCTACCGCACAATTAAAAATTGCTGGTGGTAGGGCGCGTTGTGGCCGCTGTGACTCGGTGTTCAATGCGGTTGAATATCTGATGGACGACATCCCCGGCAGATCGGCCGCCGCTGGGCAGACTGATTACTTGTCAAATTTAGAGGATGCGGCGCCGGTGGAGGAAGCTTTATCCGACGTTGATATTCCGGGTATGGACAATGTTGACTTCGGTGACGATGGCTCAGGAATGGAAGATTTGGCGTCGGCACCTGTGGACATGGTTGATGAAGATTTGTTCTCCACTCCGGCTGTGGCCGACGTTGAGGGTGAATTGCTTGCTGACGGACTGGACGGTGATGAGCTTGCAGAAGGGTTTGAGGGCATAGACCTGGATGGCGATCTTTCCAGCCCCGAGCTTGACGGCGGTCAATTGGATGCCGTTCTTAACGAAGACGACGAGCTGGCTTTAGATGTCGCCTCTGGGATCGGGATGGATGATCTCGGTGTTGATCTGGATGCTCCAGAGGATCCGGACGCATTCAACGGAAATCTTGACTTGGCTGATGACGATGATACGAACAGGCCTTCGAAGGGGCGGAGAGATGATTTGCTGGAAGAGGACTCTGTTGATTTCAATCTCGATACAGAATTAACTGAAGTTGCGTCCGAGGCATCAGAATTTATCGATCGTCGCGGTTCTGCCACCGATTTTGTGATGCGGGAACTGGGAGAGAAGTCGAGTGCCAGTGGCGCGTTTATGACGTTTACATGGTCATTGATTATTGTGGTTTTGCTTTTAGTGTTGGTCGGCCAGTTTGTTTACTACAAACGAGAAGACTTGGTTAGATATCCTTTAGCGCGCCAGGCCATGGAGCAGATATGTCATTACATTAGTGAATACATGGCTTGTGATGTTCCTGAGCCACGCGATCTTGCCGCCATTGAATTATTGGAGCGCGATGTTCGATCACATCCCACGAGTAAGGGTGCACTACTGATTAGCGCGACAATTCGTAGCTCTGCCGAGTTTGTACAACCGTATCCTAAATTGGTTCTTTCATTTTCTGACATCAATCAGAAGACGATTGCGCGACGGGTCTTTCAACCGAAAGAATATTTGCGTGATGATGTTGATTTGGAAAAAGGCATGGAGCCTGATTTTCCTATTAGAGTGGTGCTCGAAATTGTTGATCCAGGTTCAGAAGCGGTTAACTTCGAATTCGAATTTGAATAG
- the dusB gene encoding tRNA dihydrouridine synthase DusB → MRIGPYSITSRAFLAPMAGVTDQPFRLLCRRWGAGLATTEMITSESRLWRSVKSRQRLDYQLDEEPRSVQIVGADPLLLAESARRCVDLGAQIIDINMGCPAKKVCNVAAGSALLQNENLVSNILEKVVGAVGVPVTLKIRTGWNRDNKNALKIAKIAEIAGIQALAIHGRTRACGFSGDAEFETIAYVKRNVSIPIIANGDITDAKRAKQVLDLTGADAIMIGRGAQGRPWIFNEVNHFLDTGEVLSRPTIKIISAQIEEHLRRLYDFYGEFMGLRIARKHIGWYIKGLMGSDAFWKEITKVEDSHQQLSLVMEYLHELDVEGDKAA, encoded by the coding sequence ATGAGAATTGGCCCCTACTCGATTACCAGCCGGGCGTTTCTTGCGCCTATGGCTGGGGTAACTGATCAACCTTTTCGTCTGCTGTGCAGACGCTGGGGTGCCGGTCTAGCGACAACCGAAATGATTACTTCGGAATCTCGCTTGTGGCGTTCAGTTAAATCGCGTCAAAGATTGGACTATCAGTTAGACGAGGAGCCACGTTCTGTCCAGATAGTTGGTGCAGATCCGCTTTTGCTCGCCGAGTCGGCCAGGCGTTGTGTCGACTTGGGTGCCCAGATTATTGATATCAATATGGGGTGTCCGGCAAAAAAGGTGTGTAATGTCGCAGCGGGGTCTGCGTTATTACAAAATGAAAACCTTGTTTCAAACATACTCGAAAAAGTCGTTGGTGCGGTTGGCGTTCCAGTGACCTTGAAAATTCGAACAGGTTGGAATAGGGATAATAAAAATGCTTTGAAAATAGCGAAAATTGCAGAGATCGCAGGGATTCAAGCCTTGGCGATTCATGGCAGAACCAGAGCCTGTGGCTTTTCTGGGGATGCGGAGTTTGAAACGATCGCGTATGTGAAACGCAATGTTTCGATTCCCATCATTGCAAACGGTGATATTACCGATGCAAAAAGAGCCAAACAGGTGTTGGACCTAACCGGTGCAGACGCAATCATGATCGGGCGTGGTGCACAAGGTCGGCCGTGGATATTCAACGAAGTGAATCACTTTCTCGATACAGGCGAAGTCTTGTCGCGACCGACAATAAAAATAATAAGCGCGCAAATCGAAGAGCATCTGCGACGACTGTATGATTTCTATGGGGAGTTCATGGGGCTCAGAATCGCACGTAAGCACATAGGCTGGTATATCAAAGGCTTAATGGGCAGCGATGCGTTTTGGAAAGAGATCACCAAAGTGGAGGATTCCCACCAGCAATTATCACTGGTGATGGAATATTTACATGAACTAGATGTAGAAGGGGATAAAGCGGCATGA
- the fis gene encoding DNA-binding transcriptional regulator Fis translates to MNSVAVQQSVEAAIVQLKKTSTTEQNIKDCVRAAVEKYLRDMDGHQGCELYDLLMKEVEHPLLEGVLKFTRGNQTQASEILGLNRGTLRKKLRLHGLV, encoded by the coding sequence ATGAATAGTGTTGCAGTACAACAAAGTGTGGAGGCGGCGATAGTGCAGCTTAAGAAAACATCCACAACAGAACAAAACATTAAGGACTGTGTTCGCGCGGCTGTGGAAAAATATTTGCGCGATATGGACGGGCATCAGGGGTGTGAATTATACGACTTGTTGATGAAAGAAGTTGAGCATCCTCTGCTGGAAGGTGTGCTGAAATTTACCAGGGGAAATCAAACTCAAGCCTCAGAGATTTTGGGATTAAATAGAGGCACTTTACGAAAAAAATTACGTCTACACGGCCTGGTTTAA
- the purH gene encoding bifunctional phosphoribosylaminoimidazolecarboxamide formyltransferase/IMP cyclohydrolase, with amino-acid sequence MAKINRALISVSDKRGVVDFARSLKKLGVDILSTGGTAVLLADEQIDVTEVSDYTGFPEMMDGRVKTLHPKVHGGILGRRGTDDQVMRQHGIAAIDLVIVNLYPFEQTIARADCELPMAIENIDIGGPTMVRAAAKNHKDVAIVVDPADYDRILAEMISSDGVLSFDTRFDLAVKAFEHTARYDGAIANYLGTMNARGDKVSDFPRTFNRQYKRKQSMRYGENPHQAAAFYVEHGISQPSIATADQLQGKELSYNNIADADAALECVKQFDETACVIVKHANPCGVAIGDSLIEAYDRAYQTDSESAFGGIIAFNRELDLETATAIVERQFVEVIIAPSISLEASEAVSSKKNVRLLSCGSWDKASNFLDFKKVNGGLLVQDADLALYEKLECVTDCKPTDEQMADLVFAWRVAKFVKSNAIVYAKNNMTIGVGAGQMSRVNSARIAAIKAEHAGLKVKGSVMASDAFFPFRDGIDAAAQAGIAAVIQPGGSMRDEEVIAAANEHGIAMVFTNMRHFRH; translated from the coding sequence ATGGCGAAGATTAATCGCGCGCTTATCAGTGTGTCGGATAAGCGGGGCGTGGTGGACTTTGCACGTTCGTTAAAGAAATTAGGGGTCGATATATTGTCGACTGGCGGCACGGCTGTGTTGCTTGCTGACGAGCAAATTGATGTTACTGAAGTCTCTGATTACACCGGTTTTCCTGAAATGATGGATGGTCGTGTCAAGACTTTGCATCCTAAAGTCCATGGCGGTATTCTCGGTCGTCGTGGAACCGACGATCAAGTGATGCGGCAACATGGAATAGCAGCGATTGATTTAGTTATCGTAAATCTGTATCCGTTTGAACAAACGATAGCGCGCGCAGATTGTGAATTGCCGATGGCGATTGAAAACATCGACATCGGTGGGCCAACAATGGTTCGCGCTGCGGCAAAGAATCATAAAGATGTTGCTATCGTTGTCGACCCTGCCGACTATGATCGTATTCTCGCAGAGATGATATCGAGTGATGGTGTACTAAGCTTTGACACCCGCTTTGATCTTGCAGTAAAGGCTTTTGAACATACTGCTCGATACGATGGTGCGATAGCCAATTACCTCGGTACTATGAATGCGCGAGGAGACAAGGTTTCCGACTTTCCTCGGACGTTTAATCGCCAATACAAAAGAAAGCAATCCATGCGATATGGCGAGAATCCGCACCAAGCAGCGGCTTTCTATGTTGAACATGGAATTTCTCAGCCTAGCATTGCAACCGCAGACCAATTACAAGGTAAAGAGCTTTCCTATAATAATATCGCAGACGCAGATGCGGCTTTGGAATGTGTTAAACAATTTGATGAAACAGCCTGCGTGATAGTGAAGCACGCTAATCCATGTGGCGTTGCGATCGGTGATAGTTTGATCGAAGCCTACGATCGTGCATACCAGACGGATAGCGAGTCCGCCTTTGGCGGTATTATTGCCTTCAACCGAGAGCTTGATTTGGAAACGGCTACAGCAATAGTGGAGCGCCAGTTCGTTGAAGTGATTATAGCGCCATCTATTTCGCTCGAAGCCAGTGAGGCAGTGAGTAGCAAGAAGAATGTGCGCCTGTTGTCCTGCGGTTCCTGGGATAAAGCGAGTAACTTTCTCGATTTCAAAAAAGTTAATGGCGGTTTATTGGTGCAGGATGCCGATTTGGCGTTGTATGAAAAATTGGAATGCGTAACCGATTGCAAACCAACTGACGAACAAATGGCCGATTTGGTTTTTGCCTGGCGTGTGGCCAAGTTTGTTAAATCCAATGCAATTGTCTATGCTAAAAATAATATGACCATCGGCGTTGGCGCGGGGCAAATGAGTCGTGTCAATTCCGCCAGGATTGCGGCAATAAAAGCGGAGCATGCGGGTCTGAAGGTAAAGGGCTCGGTTATGGCTTCCGACGCATTTTTTCCTTTCCGTGACGGCATTGATGCCGCGGCTCAAGCAGGAATCGCCGCAGTTATTCAGCCAGGCGGTTCGATGCGTGATGAAGAAGTTATCGCAGCGGCAAACGAGCATGGCATTGCCATGGTGTTTACCAATATGCGACATTTTCGGCACTAG
- a CDS encoding HIT family protein, with protein MGKFSLHPRLTQDTIHLRDVEFAQLLLMNNSLYHWFIIVPTTEITEWYQLSEQQQFSLNKLINLLSLAIKERLNADKLNIALIGNVVEQMHIHVIGRNRSDVAWPNVVWGREERQSYEPPQIEKIRHMVNKLF; from the coding sequence ATGGGTAAGTTTTCTTTGCATCCGAGACTAACGCAGGACACGATACACCTGCGTGACGTTGAATTCGCGCAGCTTCTACTTATGAATAATTCTCTTTACCACTGGTTTATTATCGTTCCAACGACGGAAATCACAGAATGGTATCAATTGTCAGAACAGCAACAGTTTTCACTAAATAAACTGATTAATCTTTTATCGCTAGCGATCAAGGAGAGGCTGAATGCGGATAAGTTGAATATTGCTCTGATTGGGAATGTTGTGGAACAAATGCACATACATGTCATTGGAAGGAATCGCAGTGACGTAGCCTGGCCAAATGTTGTATGGGGTAGAGAGGAACGGCAGAGCTATGAACCGCCCCAAATCGAAAAAATCCGACACATGGTCAACAAATTATTTTGA